The Cydia pomonella isolate Wapato2018A chromosome 20, ilCydPomo1, whole genome shotgun sequence genome contains a region encoding:
- the LOC133528988 gene encoding coiled-coil domain-containing protein 42 homolog, giving the protein MKKMSLKDLAPIAIPHGPPVECAEEYYNSLMQSSMIVKKYPVWDVARPTPQVLMEQARRDLMEAEEKLAEKREEEARNRAAMDIKWGELRAKELLLKESFISFNKFIRENQKKRDRAERKMAADEEALERKTRETEAMRKRVEEMEEVRLMMEKQVKDYTIYEDYLMAVVRNYPEFKQPLDVLNRYEALAAAKSTLADRQEHDLEMLEDARKEIASLTEEKKLFIMGLNNKLANLRWEYDQVRNRVIKWELALHRLKETAARRHVELCHVKAAIYSLYVKICKNKGLSIEVKPQDFEQQLVVIMRALLELKRIHRIAAKRSKEKGDAESALQSAG; this is encoded by the exons ATGAAGAAGATGTCGTTGAAAGATTTGGCGCCCATCGCAATACCGCACGGACCGCCGGTGGAGTGCGCCGAGGAGTATTACAACTCGCTGATGCAAAGTTCCATGATTGTGAA AAAATATCCAGTATGGGACGTGGCGCGCCCTACCCCACAAGTCCTGATGGAACAAGCCAGGCGAGACCTGATGGAGGCGGAGGAGAAACTTGCCGAGAAGCGAGAGGAGGAGGCGCGTAATCGCGCCGCCATGGACATCAAGTGGGGAGAGCTTCGCGCTAAAGAGCTGCTGCTGAAGGAATCTTTCATTAGCTTTAATAAG TTCATTCGAGAGAACCAAAAGAAACGCGATCGCGCCGAGCGTAAGATGGCGGCCGACGAGGAAGCGCTCGAACGCAAGACACGTGAAACAGAGGCCATGCGCAAGCGCGTGGAAGAGATGGAAGAAGTCAGGCTTATGATGGAGAAGCAGGTCAAGGACTACACCATCTATGAG GATTACTTAATGGCGGTTGTGAGGAACTATCCAGAATTCAAGCAGCCTTTGGATGTTCTCAATCGATATGAAGCTTTGG CCGCTGCGAAAAGTACCCTGGCCGACCGCCAGGAGCATGACCTGGAGATGCTGGAAGACGCGAGGAAGGAGATAGCATCCCTCACCGAGGAGAAGAAATTGTTCATCATGGGGCTCAATAACAAGCTTGCAAACTTGAGG TGGGAGTATGACCAAGTACGCAATCGCGTGATAAAATGGGAGCTGGCACTGCACCGGTTGAAGGAAACGGCTGCCAGGCGTCACGTCGAGCTGTGCCACGTCAAGGCCGCCATATACAGCCTCTACGTCAAGATCTGCAAGAACAAGGGGCTTTCTATTGAG GTGAAGCCTCAGGACTTCGAGCAGCAGTTGGTTGTGATAATGCGAGCGTTGCTGGAGCTAAAGAGGATCCATAGAATCGCAGCCAAGCGCTCCAAGGAGAA GGGTGATGCAGAGTCCGCGCTCCAGTCTGCGGgctag
- the LOC133528857 gene encoding peptidyl-tRNA hydrolase 2, mitochondrial-like, with protein MELNISFLSGLGCGLCLGLSLFALRKYLGIFSNASKAVETIKKFKSRSEYKLVLVVRTDLQMSKGKIAAQCGHASVGAFEKAQRKDPEGLEQWQMTGQAKIALKIDSVDEIKKLAEKAKKMGVVTSMIRDAGRTQIAPNSITVLGVGPAPKEVIDEITGHLKLL; from the exons ATGGAACTGAATATTTCCTTCCTCTCCGGGTTGGGTTGCGGTCTTTGTCTAGGCCTGTCCCTGTTTGCCCTTAGGAAATATCTTGGAATATTCTCCAACGCCAGCAAAGCCGTAGAAACTATTAAGAAG TTTAAATCCAGATCAGAATACAAGCTCGTCCTAGTGGTCCGAACAGACTTGCAGATGTCCAAAGGAAAAATAGCAGCTCAATGTGGGCATGCATCAGTAGGAGCCTTTGAAAAGGCTCAGCGGAAGGACCCGGAAGGCTTAGAGCAGTGGCAGATGACCGGTCAAGCCAAGATAGCCCTAAAAATAGACTCAGTTGATGAAATAAAGAAGTTAGCCGAGAAAGCAAAGAAAATGGGAGTAGTTACTTCAATGATCAGAGATGCTGGGCGCACTCAAATTGCCCCCAATTCTATAACTGTTCTAGGAGTAGGGCCAGCTCCTAAAGAAGTTATTGATGAAATCACTGGACACTTAAAACTTCTGTGA
- the LOC133529102 gene encoding serine/threonine-protein phosphatase alpha-1 isoform-like isoform X1, giving the protein MEQIRRIMRPTDVPDQGLLCDLLWSDPDKDTTGWGENDRGVSFTFGTEVVGKFLSKHEFDLICRAHQVVEDGYEFFAKRQLVTLFSAPNYCGEFDNAGALMSVDETLMCSFQILKPADKRKLYSGLNMGRPNTPPRAQPKNKKN; this is encoded by the exons ATGGAGCAGATCCGGCGGATCATGCGGCCCACCGACGTGCCCGACCAGGGGCTGCTGTGCGACCTGCTGTGGTCCGACCCCGACAAGGACACCACGGGCTGGGGCGAGAACGACCGCGGCGTCAGCTTCACGTTCGGCACTGAG GTGGTTGGCAAGTTCCTGTCGAAGCACGAGTTCGACCTGATCTGCCGCGCGCATCAAGTGGTCGAGGACGGCTACGAGTTCTTCGCTAAACGGCAACTCGTCACCCTGTTCTCCGCGCCCAACTACTGCGGCGAATTCGACAACGCGG GTGCACTGATGTCGGTGGACGAGACGCTGATGTGCTCGTTCCAGATCCTGAAGCCGGCCGACAAGCGCAAGCTGTACTCCGGCCTCAACATGGGCCGCCCCAACACGCCGCCGCGCGCGCAGCCCAAGAACAAGAAGAA CTAA
- the LOC133529102 gene encoding serine/threonine-protein phosphatase alpha-1 isoform-like isoform X2: MEQIRRIMRPTDVPDQGLLCDLLWSDPDKDTTGWGENDRGVSFTFGTEVVGKFLSKHEFDLICRAHQVVEDGYEFFAKRQLVTLFSAPNYCGEFDNAGALMSVDETLMCSFQILKPADKRKLYSGLNMGRPNTPPRAQPKNKKK; the protein is encoded by the exons ATGGAGCAGATCCGGCGGATCATGCGGCCCACCGACGTGCCCGACCAGGGGCTGCTGTGCGACCTGCTGTGGTCCGACCCCGACAAGGACACCACGGGCTGGGGCGAGAACGACCGCGGCGTCAGCTTCACGTTCGGCACTGAG GTGGTTGGCAAGTTCCTGTCGAAGCACGAGTTCGACCTGATCTGCCGCGCGCATCAAGTGGTCGAGGACGGCTACGAGTTCTTCGCTAAACGGCAACTCGTCACCCTGTTCTCCGCGCCCAACTACTGCGGCGAATTCGACAACGCGG GTGCACTGATGTCGGTGGACGAGACGCTGATGTGCTCGTTCCAGATCCTGAAGCCGGCCGACAAGCGCAAGCTGTACTCCGGCCTCAACATGGGCCGCCCCAACACGCCGCCGCGCGCGCAGCCCAAGAACAAGAAGAAGTGA